A DNA window from Coffea arabica cultivar ET-39 chromosome 6c, Coffea Arabica ET-39 HiFi, whole genome shotgun sequence contains the following coding sequences:
- the LOC140008730 gene encoding uncharacterized protein — translation MNKDAEGEGGNEMQNQEKENDGNKNNGEEEETREDDRGKHDEEQSGEETGENKENGGAEKENETKEKNNENANEDTQENGAEQKGNEEKDAKEENGENEETRENKNDLDGGEEQEVKEQVNNESKATEKEEKKQLGNEDQGREKQEDHEVKEQKEGKSEESPDKKVHQANEQTNEAAARENTNGGNAQSEEVQDSQSMKDTEKVNKENVNGEDKSEGNIECATEANKVHNNESGSNAKEGESNEQNSPSTVATDEGNDSENTWQGSGHDSNPAEGRREANQEQGNGNETTQQESGESSNPTEGTHEANEKQGNANETTQQGSWDNSNPTEGTKEANQQQSISDNSKADADQNQRNAVGDILPGGDGAQSTQEEQTENKDAATNNDKSDTSSNMKEGSAYGEGSNDVGNRQNAGSDTVGGTEKSSKNSSANQVNEKVEIQKSDAHSETGPEEKINPSNDNDNIDSSENRSVDSSGSSSATKEEASSNSNENAEAEQNSMVDSSSSTIPQEEKEARTDLETLPEMGNEGTSQEDAVA, via the coding sequence ATGAATAAAGATGCAGAGGGTGAAGGGGGAAATGAGATGcaaaatcaagagaaagagaATGATGGAAATAAAAATAATGGTGAGGAGGAGGAAACTAGAGAAGACGACCGGGGAAAGCATGATGAAGAGCAAAGTGGTGAGGAGACtggagaaaataaagaaaatggtgGCGCAGAAAAAGAGAATGAAACGAAGGAGAAGAACAATGAGAATGCTAATGAAGACACACAAGAAAATGGAGCTGAGCAGAAAGGTAATGAGGAAAAGGATGCAAAAGAAGAGAATGGGGAAAATGAAGAGACCAGGGAAAATAAGAATGACCTGGATGGAGGTGAAGAGCAGGAAGTGAAGGAGCAAGTTAACAATGAGAGCAAGGCaacagaaaaggaagagaagaaacAATTAGGCAATGAAGATCAAGGTAGAGAGAAGCAGGAAGACCATGAAgtgaaggaacaaaaagaaggTAAATCTGAGGAATCACCAGATAAGAAGGTTCATCAAGCAAATGAGCAGACAAACGAAGCTGCTGCACGGGAAAACACCAATGGTGGGAATGCCCAGAGTGAAGAGGTTCAGGATTCTCAAAGTATGAAAGACACTGAGAAAGTAAATAAGGAAAACGTAAATGGGGAAGACAAGTCTGAAGGCAACATTGAATGTGCGACAGAGGCAAATAAGGTACACAATAATGAATCAGGTTCAAATGCAAAAGAAGGTGAGTCAAATGAACAGAATAGTCCATCAACTGTTGCAACTGATGAAGGCAATGACAGTGAAAACACATGGCAGGGATCAGGTCACGATTCCAATCCTGCAGAAGGAAGGAGGGAAGCTAATCAAGAACAAGGCAACGGCAATGAGACCACACAGCAGGAATCAGGGGAATCTTCCAATCCTACAGAAGGAACACATGAAGCTAATGAAAAGCAAGGCAATGCCAATGAAACCACACAGCAAGGATCATGGGATAACTCCAATCCCACAGAAGGAACAAAGGAAGCTAATCAACAACAGAGCATTAGCGACAATTCTAAGGCTGATGCTGATCAAAACCAGAGAAATGCTGTTGGTGATATCCTTCCTGGGGGAGATGGTGCGCAGTCTACTCAAGAGGAGCAAACCGAGAACAAGGATGCTGCAACAAACAATGACAAATCTGATACAAGTTCAAATATGAAGGAGGGCTCAGCATATGGAGAAGGTTCAAATGATGTGGGCAATAGACAAAATGCTGGTAGCGATACTGTTGGGGGTACAgagaaaagttcaaaaaattcatcAGCCAATCAGGTTAATGAAAAGGTTGAGATCCAGAAGTCTGATGCTCATTCTGAAACAGGACCGGAAGAAAAGATTAACCCTTCAAATGACAATGACAATATTGATTCCAGTGAAAATAGATCAGTAGATTCTTCTGGTTCCTCGAGTGCTACTAAAGAGGAGGCATCTTCAAACTCAAATGAGAATGCTGAAGCTGAGCAGAATAGCATGGTTGACTCATCAAGTTCTACAATTCCCCAAGAAGAGAAAGAGGCTCGCACTGACCTTGAAACATTGCCTGAGATGGGAAATGAGGGAACTAGTCAAGAAGATGCAGTCGCTTAG